One region of Pieris rapae chromosome Z, ilPieRapa1.1, whole genome shotgun sequence genomic DNA includes:
- the LOC111003383 gene encoding proton-coupled amino acid transporter-like protein CG1139: MKKEQVGVSHISGSTPTLRECNVSDGVGAFRSREVIYLREQTQLDFESGKDTDESDGHYQASHPTSYLDTMLHLFRGNIGSGLLAMGDAFKNGGIIFSPIMTAIIGIICVHAQHILLNCSDEMYRETKRSKPPGFADTVSLVFKYGPVRLRPLASTMRVMVNAFLCITQLGFCCIYIVFIGNNIKTICDQYGLELSLSVHMIFVIFPILLSCMVRNLKYLTPFSTIANMLMAVGVGVVLYEAAQNLPSVESRTYLADWQQLPLYFGTAIYAFEGIGLVLPLKNEMRNPEQFQKPLGVLNVGMGVVGCVFISMGFLGYLKWGEDVAGSLTLNLPQGKVLSAVVQGLIALAMLLTYPLQFYVPICITWPGLRKHLTPNGLVAKELAYRALLVMLTFILAESIPELGLFISLVGAISSTALALMFPPLIQLVLEAHRNRLSFFIITKNCIIILLGVFIFTTGTYESMTAIVSFFRKGS, encoded by the exons TAATGTATCAGATGGTGTTGGAGCGTTTCGATCCCGGgaagttatttatttgaggGAACAAACTCAGTTAGATTTCGAAAGTGGGAAGGATACAGACGAAAGCGATGGCCACTACCAGGCATCACACCCGACGTC ttatttGGATACAATGCTGCATCTTTTCCGCGGTAACATCGGATCAGGTCTGCTGGCCATGGGCGACGCCTTCAAAAACGGCGGCATCATCTTTTCACCTATCATGACAGCTATCATTGGAATTATTTGCGTGCACGCACAGCATATATTG CTGAATTGTTCAGATGAAATGTATCGGGAAACAAAACGATCGAAGCCACCAGGTTTTGCTGATACTGTGTCATTGGTATTTAAATATGGACCCGTGAGACTACGACCTCTCGCATCTACTATGCGCGTAATGGTCAATGCATTCCTATGCATCACTCAACTCGGTTTTTGCTGCATCTACATAGTTTTCATAGGGAATAACATTAAAACG ATTTGCGACCAGTATGGACTGGAATTAAGTCTATCGGTTCACATGATATTTGTCATATTTCCTATACTCCTTTCATGTATGGTGAGAAATCTCAAATACCTGACGCCATTCTCGACGATTGCTAATATGTTGATGGCAGTGGGGGTGGGGGTGGTGTTGTATGAAGCGGCGCAGAACCTTCCATCTGTGGAGTCCAGGACTTATCTGGCAGACTGGCAACAATTACCCTTATATTTTGGTACTGCAATCTATGCCTTTGAGGGTATTGGCTTG GTTTTACCCTTGAAAAATGAAATGCGAAATCCGGAACAGTTCCAGAAGCCTTTAGGTGTTCTTAATGTTGGGATGGGTGTCGTGGGATGTGTGTTCATCTCGATGGGATTTTTGGGATACTTAAAGTGGGGAGAGGATGTAGCCGGTAGCTTAACGCTCAATTTACCACAGGGAAAAGT ACTTAGTGCCGTGGTGCAAGGGTTAATAGCGCTTGCGATGCTCCTTACTTACCCACTTCAATTCTATGTACCGATTTGTATTACCTGGCCAGGCCTGCGCAAACACTTGACTCCAAACGGTTTAGTTGCTAAGGAACTAGCCTATAGAGCACTGCTTGTCATGCTCACTT TTATACTCGCTGAATCGATACCAGAGTTGGGACTGTTCATTTCTCTGGTCGGAGCGATCAGCAGCACAGCATTAGCGTTGATGTTTCCACCTCTCATTCAACTCGTCCTCGAGGCACACAGAAACCGGCTCTCCTTTTTCATTATCACCAAAAACTGTATCATCATCCTCTTGGGCGTCTTCATCTTCACCACGGGGACATACGAGAGTATGACGGCGATCGTCAGCTTCTTTAGAAAGGGATCTTAA
- the LOC111003333 gene encoding uncharacterized protein LOC111003333: protein MVNVMKHPLPSHVSELGGGVRGGAGEGKVQYGRILNAPSTQESLKHSVQHVSVRRSRRRSRSSPVRLRSETNKDTENICGKSPLRRRSPSVSPSARQGAEDTQQDFWSPLSPPPPLVMPPPSTLAFTTTLSYFSSAPPCQPVSLVALPPTTREAACRSCSHEPSSRSKKKRSRSARRAARYVLRTLLKSQAFHSVDVSRSHVKLNDDVLDAEVGVESAKIQDKNEVSQNLEDEPLSDVDNCKKQSSDKEAKNVCARCSRCAGELNSTQLRLLLRHLRQLAHIDRLHRALRRAAR from the exons ATGGTTAATGTGATGAAGCACCCACTGCCAAG CCATGTTTCGGAACTGGGTGGAGGTGTACGAGGTGGAGCTGGAGAAGGTAAAGTTCAATATGGACGTATTCTGAACGCGCCTTCTACCCAAGAATCGCTAAAACATAGCGTCCAAC ATGTGTCGGTTCGGCGTTCACGTCGACGATCTCGTTCATCTCCCGTGCGTCTACG AAGTGAAACTAACAAGGACACGGAGAACATTTGTGGAAAGAGCCCGTTACGTAGGCGCAGTCCCTCAGTCTCGCCCTCGGCTCGCCAGGGGGCGGAAGATACGCAGCAAGACTTTTGGAGTCCGTTGTCACCCCCCCCACCACTGGTAATGCCACCACCTTCAACTCTTGCATTCAC CACTACACTCTCCTATTTCTCGTCCGCCCCGCCGTGTCAGCCCGTGTCACTGGTTGCATTACCACCCACTACTCGTGAGGCTGCCTGCCGCTCATGCTCCCACGAACCGTCTTCCCGCTCTAAGAAGAAGCGCTCGCGTTCAGCTCGGCGAGCAGCTAGATACGTGTTGCGAACGTTGTTGAAATCACAAGCATTTCATTCAGTGGACGTCTCGCGTTCGCATGTCAA gcTTAATGACGACGTTCTGGATGCTGAAGTTGGCGTAGAAAGCGCTAAAATACAAGACAAGAATGAAGTTAGCCAAAACCTAGAAGATGAACCATT GTCTGATGttgataattgtaaaaaacagTCTTCAGATAAAGAAGCAA aGAACGTCTGCGCGCGATGCAGTAGGTGCGCAGGTGAGCTGAATTCTACACAATTGCGGTTGTTGCTGCGGCATCTTCGCCAGCTGGCGCATATCGACCGCCTGCATAGGGCACTACGTCGGGCAGCACGATAA
- the LOC111003357 gene encoding proton-coupled amino acid transporter-like protein CG1139, giving the protein MQRESGEDLNSFRKETGSGRAHRSEAGTPTPRRVDLGDEYDPHLFRQVPNPTNDLETLFHLLRLGLGTGILAMPQAFAKSGLITGIIATICVAILVTHCLQVLIRSQYGACKVERVPLMSYPEAARVTLNLGPKCLRPLGAPSSVAIDFFLITYQLGVCCVYIVFVADNVKKLLDPHFVFSVEMHMLFQLPVLIALNMIPNLKMLAPFSGAANLATFTSLLIVIYYLLTMERSKEPLDLWGSLSTFPLFFGTIVFALTAVGVVVAIENNMKTPKSFGRPCGVLHIGMSVVTTLFIAIGYIGYIFCVSECRDVITLDLPPGPYV; this is encoded by the exons ATGCAAAGGGAAAGTGGCGAGGATCTAAACTCTTTTCGAAAGGAGACTGGCAGTGGGCGTGCTCATCGGTCTGAAGCTGGAACTCCTACGCCTCGCAG agtgGACCTGGGAGATGAATACGACCCTCATCTATTTCGTCAAGTACCAAACCCCACCAA TGACCTGGAGACGCTGTTTCACTTACTGCGACTTGGTTTGGGAACCGGTATCCTGGCGATGCCGCAAGCGTTTGCCAAGTCTGGCCTTATCACCGGCATTATCGCAACAATATGTGTGGCGATTTTAGTGACCCACTGTCTTCAGGTGCTAATCAGATCGCAGTATGGTGCATGCAAGGTTGAGCGTGTCCCTTTAATGTCGTATCCTGAAGCGGCGCGCGTTACTTTAAATCTAGGACCGAAATGTCTACGTCCACTTGGTGCACCGTCATCCGTCGCCATTGATTTCTTTCTAATTACCTACCAACTAGGTGTGTGTTGCGTGTATATCGTCTTCGTTGCCGATAACGTCAAGAAG CTTTTGGATCCACATTTCGTGTTTTCTGTGGAGATGCATATGCTGTTTCAATTGCCCGTGCTCATCGCACTAAACATGATCCCAAATCTGAAGATGTTAGCGCCATTTTCTGGCGCGGCTAATCTCGCTACATTCACCAGCCTTTTAATTGTGATCTACTATCTCTTGACTATGGAGCGTTCAAAGGAGCCTCTTGATCTTTGGGGTTCACTATCAACGTTTCCACTGTTCTTTGGTACCATCGTGTTTGCGCTGACGGCTGTTGGTGTT GTGGTGGCGatcgaaaataatatgaaaactcCAAAATCGTTTGGTCGGCCGTGCGGCGTGTTGCATATCGGTATGAGCGTTGTAACTACGCTCTTCATCGCGATTGGCTATATAGGCTACATATTCTGTGTTTCCGAATGCCGTGACGTAATCACTTTGGATCTTCCTCCTGGGCCGTAC gtgtaa
- the LOC111003308 gene encoding thyrotroph embryonic factor isoform X5: MEYPLAPPVQPLGPPPPPQLLPGPQPLPSLQHAHLQDDDRWSQYHIWRQHVFVNGKSVNAKDVLEDKKDDSELWEAQAAFLGPNLWDKTLPYDPDLKYVDLDEFLSENGMAGEALGGAHLGGSAFGAGAGLALGLQPPVTKRERSPSPSDCMSPDTINPPLSPADSTFSMASSGRDFDPRTRAFSDEELKPQPMIKKSRKQFVPDDLKDDKYWARRRKNNMAAKRSRDARRMKENQIALRAGYLEKENMGLRQEVELLKKENHILREKLSKYADV, encoded by the exons ATGGAGTATCCTCTCGCGCCGCCCGTCCAGCCCTTGGGCCCGCCGCCCCCGCCACAGCTGCTGCCCGGACCGCAGCCCCTGCCCTCTTTGCAACACGCGCACCTACAGGATGACGATCGCTGGAGTCAATACCACATCTGGAGGCAGCATGTCTTCGTCAACG GCAAATCGGTCAACGCTAAGGATGTTCTCGAGGACAAGAAAGATGACAGCGAGCTGTGGGAGGCGCAGGCGGCCTTCCTCGGCCCCAACCTCTGGGACAAGACGCTCCCCTACGACCCAGATCTCAAG TACGTGGACCTAGACGAGTTCCTGTCGGAAAATGGCATGGCCGGCGAGGCGCTCGGTGGTGCGCATCTGGGTGGCTCCGCCTTCGGCGCCGGTGCGGGGCTGGCGTTGGGCCTGCAACCGCCCGTCACCAAGCGCGAACGGTCGCCTTCACCCTCCGACTGCATGAGCCCCGACACCATCAACCCGCCGCTCTCGCCCGCCGACTCCA caTTTTCAATGGCGTCGTCGGGCCGCGACTTCGATCCGCGGACGCGCGCTTTCTCCGATGAGGAGCTGAAGCCGCAGCCGATGATCAAGAAGTCGCGGAAACAG TTCGTGCCCGATGACCTGAAGGACGACAAGTACTGGGCGCGTCGTCGGAAGAACAACATGGCCGCCAAGCGGTCACGAGACGCGCGACGGATGAAGGAGAACCAGATCGCTTTGAGAGCCGGATACCTCGAGAAAGAG AACATGGGCTTGCGGCAAGAAGTGGAGCTACTGAAAAAGGAGAACCACATCCTGCGCGAAAAGCTCTCCAAGTACGCGGATGTGTAG
- the LOC111003393 gene encoding proton-coupled amino acid transporter-like protein CG1139: MMDEKSERLQLQPVSEPATPRREADNDANNDRHTQDTGETGETDYDPHDHRELENPTNNMETLVHLLKCSLGTGILAMPQAFARAGLITGILGTILGGILVTHCLKVLLRSQYEACRARRVPQLAYPQAAAAALAHGPGFLRRLSKPAPALVDAFLVLYQLGICCVYIVFISDNLKKVVDPIRELPVEVYTGALLLPLVAFNLIPSLKLLAPFSALANVLIFLGLGITLYFLLSGERSTEPLDLWGSAATFPLFFGTILFALTAVGVVIAVENNMKTPKAFLKPCGVLNTGMFIIVVLYVTIGAVGYTYCVSKCSDSITLDLPKGPLAASVMIMFAVAIFISYGLHCYVPVEVVWKGYLLPRLQKNGSQRIRLWEYGLRVALCLLTFVLAVSVPRLGLFISLFGALCLSALGICFPALMEACQWYPKRASVERSLMFLKDAFLFVVGLVGLVAGTYTALVSIVRSFGPAPTD, encoded by the exons ATGATGGATGAGAAAAGTGAACGTCTACAACTTCAGCCTGTTTCCGAGCCGGCAACGCCGCGCCGAGAGGCTGACAACGATGCCAATAATGACCG ACACACACAAGACACTGGTGAAACAGGGGAGACTGACTATGATCCACACGATCATAGAGAACTGGAAAACCCAACTAA cAATATGGAGACGTTGGTGCATCTGCTCAAATGCAGTCTTGGCACCGGTATTCTCGCGATGCCGCAAGCATTCGCCCGCGCCGGTTTGATCACAGGCATATTGGGAACAATATTGGGTGGCATACTCGTTACGCACTGTTTGAAAGTGTTGCTACGCTCGCAGTATGAGGCGTGTCGCGCGCGCCGTGTGCCTCAACTGGCCTACCCACAGGCAGCGGCGGCTGCACTTGCCCATGGCCCGGGATTCCTGCGTCGCCTTTCGAAACCAGCCCCTGCCCTCGTCGATGCCTTCCTCGTCCTATATCAGCTCGGGATCTGTTGTGTTTACATCGTTTTTATCTCTGATAACCTCAAAAAG GTGGTTGACCCAATACGAGAGCTGCCAGTAGAAGTGTACACAGGTGCATTGCTCTTACCATTGGTCGCGTTCAACCTGATCCCAAGTCTCAAGCTGCTCGCACCCTTCTCAGCGCTCGCAAATGTTTTAATCTTCCTTGGACTTGGCATCACTCTCTACTTTCTCCTCTCGGGCGAGCGATCTACGGAGCCACTGGACCTCTGGGGCTCTGCAGCTACATTTCCACTATTCTTTGGAACCATTCTCTTCGCACTCACTGCTGTCGGCGTT GTGATAGCAGTAGAAAACAATATGAAGACGCCAAAAGCGTTTCTGAAGCCGTGTGGCGTGCTGAATACCGGCATGTTCATCATCGTCGTGCTCTACGTAACCATTGGTGCGGTTGGCTACACCTACTGCGTATCCAAATGCAGTGACTCTATCACTCTTGATCTACCAAAAGGCCC GTTAGCTGCTAGTGTGATGATTATGTTTGCGGTGGCTATCTTCATAAGTTATGGTCTCCACTGCTACGTGCCAGTGGAAGTAGTGTGGAAGGGATACCTTCTGCCGCGGCTGCAGAAGAACGGAAGTCAGCGTATTCGGCTTTGGGAGTATGGCTTACGAGTAGCGCTATGCTTGTTAACCT TTGTGCTTGCCGTATCAGTGCCCCGTCTGGGTTTGTTCATCTCGCTCTTCGGTGCGTTGTGTTTGTCGGCATTGGGCATTTGCTTCCCAGCCCTGATGGAGGCATGCCAGTGGTATCCGAAGCGGGCGAGTGTGGAAAGATCTCTGATGTTCCTTAAAGATGCTTTCCTATTCGTGGTCGGTTTGGTTGGCTTAGTGGCCGGTACGTACACGGCCCTTGTCAGTATCGTGCGGTCTTTTGGCCCGGCACCGACCGATTGA
- the LOC111003308 gene encoding thyrotroph embryonic factor isoform X1: protein MEYPLAPPVQPLGPPPPPQLLPGPQPLPSLQHAHLQDDDRWSQYHIWRQHVFVNGKSVNAKDVLEDKKDDSELWEAQAAFLGPNLWDKTLPYDPDLKVHEYVDLDEFLSENGMAGEALGGAHLGGSAFGAGAGLALGLQPPVTKRERSPSPSDCMSPDTINPPLSPADSTFSMASSGRDFDPRTRAFSDEELKPQPMIKKSRKQVNDFVPDDLKDDKYWARRRKNNMAAKRSRDARRMKENQIALRAGYLEKENMGLRQEVELLKKENHILREKLSKYADV, encoded by the exons ATGGAGTATCCTCTCGCGCCGCCCGTCCAGCCCTTGGGCCCGCCGCCCCCGCCACAGCTGCTGCCCGGACCGCAGCCCCTGCCCTCTTTGCAACACGCGCACCTACAGGATGACGATCGCTGGAGTCAATACCACATCTGGAGGCAGCATGTCTTCGTCAACG GCAAATCGGTCAACGCTAAGGATGTTCTCGAGGACAAGAAAGATGACAGCGAGCTGTGGGAGGCGCAGGCGGCCTTCCTCGGCCCCAACCTCTGGGACAAGACGCTCCCCTACGACCCAGATCTCAAGGTACACGAA TACGTGGACCTAGACGAGTTCCTGTCGGAAAATGGCATGGCCGGCGAGGCGCTCGGTGGTGCGCATCTGGGTGGCTCCGCCTTCGGCGCCGGTGCGGGGCTGGCGTTGGGCCTGCAACCGCCCGTCACCAAGCGCGAACGGTCGCCTTCACCCTCCGACTGCATGAGCCCCGACACCATCAACCCGCCGCTCTCGCCCGCCGACTCCA caTTTTCAATGGCGTCGTCGGGCCGCGACTTCGATCCGCGGACGCGCGCTTTCTCCGATGAGGAGCTGAAGCCGCAGCCGATGATCAAGAAGTCGCGGAAACAGGTAAATGAT TTCGTGCCCGATGACCTGAAGGACGACAAGTACTGGGCGCGTCGTCGGAAGAACAACATGGCCGCCAAGCGGTCACGAGACGCGCGACGGATGAAGGAGAACCAGATCGCTTTGAGAGCCGGATACCTCGAGAAAGAG AACATGGGCTTGCGGCAAGAAGTGGAGCTACTGAAAAAGGAGAACCACATCCTGCGCGAAAAGCTCTCCAAGTACGCGGATGTGTAG
- the LOC111003353 gene encoding proton-coupled amino acid transporter-like protein CG1139, whose translation MFVYEFMAGIVDTITGAEEDEESYDPHQHRKVEKPTSYSDTMIHLLKGSIGAGVLCMPSAVARMGVPGSIICLTLIGAFAAYCMHLLIGAQYKLCKRARRGYVAYPRCMFLAVQDGPPALRWAASPLYYFVDGVLVLWQLGICCIYCVFVSENVKQVFDFYGVEISLRAHLCFLLIPLTLLGLIKDLKLMTPLSTVSNVVTMLGFILVFFYLIEDDVDLDDDKLRLKTLLDIPVFIGTALFALEAVGVVLALEYNMEEPRRFVGLCGLFNIGMIIIIVLYLTMGVFGYLKYGDDIQPSITLNLPQEEKKAQAAKLTFALAIFLSFPLQNFVAYSILWRKIKKKVTTTAKSTFVLDYTLRLILVLVPWAVAVAVPRLGPFISLFGAFCLSLLAVVFPGLLDACLRYPSEYGTAHYRLARDILIVLFGAGCLVSGCYTSVLEIFEDKH comes from the exons ATGTTCGTGTACGAATTTATGGCGGGTATAGTGGATACCATCACGGGAG CTGAGGAAGATGAAGAGTCCTACGACCCGCACCAGCACCGGAAAGTGGAAAAACCAACATC ATACTCGGACACCATGATCCATCTATTGAAGGGTAGCATAGGAGCAGGAGTGCTGTGTATGCCAAGTGCCGTGGCCCGTATGGGTGTACCAGGAAGCATCATCTGTCTCACACTGATCGGCGCCTTTGCGGCTTATTGCATGCATCTCCTGATTGGTGCTCAGTATAAGTTATGTAAACGAGCTCGTCGTGGATATGTGGCCTATCCCCGCTGCATGTTCCTAGCCGTACAGGACGGACCACCAGCGCTTCGCTGGGCTGCTTCACCCTTGTACTACTTCGTTGACGGCGTATTGGTACTATGGCAACTCGGCATTTGTTGCATTTACTGTGTGTTCGTCTCAGAGAATGTTAAACAg GTATTTGACTTCTACGGTGTTGAAATATCATTACGAGCACACCTTTGCTTTCTCCTGATTCCGCTTACACTATTAGGACTAATAAAGGATCTCAAGCTGATGACTCCATTGTCTACGGTCTCCAACGTTGTCACAATGCTCGGCTTTATTTTGGTCTTCTTTTACCTGATTGAAGATGACGTCGATTTAGATGATGATAAACTTCGATTAAAAACTCTTCTAGATATTCCTGTGTTCATTGGAACTGCTTTGTTTGCATTAGAAGCCGTTGGAGTG GTCCTAGCACTGGAGTACAATATGGAGGAACCACGACGATTTGTGGGACTATGTGGATTGTTTAACATAGGCATGATAAtaatcattgtgttatatctcACAATGGGAGTGTTTGGTTATCTTAAATATGGAGATGATATCCAGCCGTCTATTACCCTCAACTTGCCTCAAGAAGAAAA AAAGGCGCAGGCTGCCAAATTAACATTCGCATTGGCAATATTCTTGTCCTTTCCTCTGCAAAACTTTGTTGCTTACTCCATTCTGTGGCGGAAGATTAAAAAGAAAGTAACTACAACAGCAAAAAGTACATTTGTCTTGGATTACACATTGCGATTGATATTAGTACTGGTACCAT GGGCTGTTGCAGTGGCGGTGCCCCGTCTGGGTCCGTTTATTTCGCTGTTTGGTGCATTTTGTCTATCTCTGCTGGCGGTGGTATTCCCCGGTCTCTTAGACGCCTGTCTGCGCTATCCCAGCGAGTATGGTACGGCCCACTACCGACTCGCAAGAGACATACTAATCGTTTTATTTGGCGCCGGTTGTCTCGTCTCAGGTTGCTACACCAGCGTACTGGAGATCTTTGAAGATAAGCACTGA
- the LOC111003308 gene encoding thyrotroph embryonic factor isoform X3 has protein sequence MEYPLAPPVQPLGPPPPPQLLPGPQPLPSLQHAHLQDDDRWSQYHIWRQHVFVNGKSVNAKDVLEDKKDDSELWEAQAAFLGPNLWDKTLPYDPDLKYVDLDEFLSENGMAGEALGGAHLGGSAFGAGAGLALGLQPPVTKRERSPSPSDCMSPDTINPPLSPADSTFSMASSGRDFDPRTRAFSDEELKPQPMIKKSRKQVNDFVPDDLKDDKYWARRRKNNMAAKRSRDARRMKENQIALRAGYLEKENMGLRQEVELLKKENHILREKLSKYADV, from the exons ATGGAGTATCCTCTCGCGCCGCCCGTCCAGCCCTTGGGCCCGCCGCCCCCGCCACAGCTGCTGCCCGGACCGCAGCCCCTGCCCTCTTTGCAACACGCGCACCTACAGGATGACGATCGCTGGAGTCAATACCACATCTGGAGGCAGCATGTCTTCGTCAACG GCAAATCGGTCAACGCTAAGGATGTTCTCGAGGACAAGAAAGATGACAGCGAGCTGTGGGAGGCGCAGGCGGCCTTCCTCGGCCCCAACCTCTGGGACAAGACGCTCCCCTACGACCCAGATCTCAAG TACGTGGACCTAGACGAGTTCCTGTCGGAAAATGGCATGGCCGGCGAGGCGCTCGGTGGTGCGCATCTGGGTGGCTCCGCCTTCGGCGCCGGTGCGGGGCTGGCGTTGGGCCTGCAACCGCCCGTCACCAAGCGCGAACGGTCGCCTTCACCCTCCGACTGCATGAGCCCCGACACCATCAACCCGCCGCTCTCGCCCGCCGACTCCA caTTTTCAATGGCGTCGTCGGGCCGCGACTTCGATCCGCGGACGCGCGCTTTCTCCGATGAGGAGCTGAAGCCGCAGCCGATGATCAAGAAGTCGCGGAAACAGGTAAATGAT TTCGTGCCCGATGACCTGAAGGACGACAAGTACTGGGCGCGTCGTCGGAAGAACAACATGGCCGCCAAGCGGTCACGAGACGCGCGACGGATGAAGGAGAACCAGATCGCTTTGAGAGCCGGATACCTCGAGAAAGAG AACATGGGCTTGCGGCAAGAAGTGGAGCTACTGAAAAAGGAGAACCACATCCTGCGCGAAAAGCTCTCCAAGTACGCGGATGTGTAG
- the LOC111003384 gene encoding histidine-rich glycoprotein-like, which translates to MKSTIIFLLLQCCVMVFSDDSPDSKDIGLDDYDDIGRKHRKKKKHQNNPCFGRTLGEKFGSQDYTSTYISAPVTNYFFGCGGFPAPIAPYPQYGNQEHGGHGHGGHGHGGHGHGGHGHGGQSHGGHGHGGHGHGGHDGNFQGGYAPGYIPQNYGNQQYQQFNPGFQVQNRPFQNIVSSAAAGLGNVVSSYFSRPRKTYKQINRFINHLF; encoded by the exons ATG aaatcgACGATTATATTTCTTCTGCTCCAATGCTGTGTCATGGTGTTCTCGGATGACAGCCCGGATTCTAAAGATATAGGACTGGATGACTATGACGATATTGGAAGAAAACacagaaagaagaaaaagcaTCAGAATAATCCATGTTTCGGACGGACTCTGGGGGAAAAGTTTGGCTCCCAAGATTACACTAGCACGTATATATCAGCTCCGGTCACCAATTATTTCTTTGGTTGCGGAGGATTTCCCGCACCTATTGCGCCATATCCCCAGTATGGTAACCAAGAACACGGAGGCCATGGGCACGGGGGCCATGGTCACGGAGGCCATGGTCACGGGGGCCATGGTCACGGAGGTCAAAGTCATGGAGGCCATGGTCACGGAGGTCATGGTCATGGTGGACACGATGGAAACTTTCAAGGGGGATACGCACCAGGATACATTCCCCAGAATTATGGCAATCAGCAATACCAGCAGTTCAATCCAGGCTTTCAAGTTCAAAATAGACCTTTTCAAAATATAGTCTCATCAGCGGCTGCTGGGTTGGGAAACGTTGTCTCCAGCTACTTTTCAAGACCCAGGAAGACATACAAACAAATCAATAGATTCATAAACCATTTGTTTTAG
- the LOC111003308 gene encoding thyrotroph embryonic factor isoform X2, translating into MEYPLAPPVQPLGPPPPPQLLPGPQPLPSLQHAHLQDDDRWSQYHIWRQHVFVNGKSVNAKDVLEDKKDDSELWEAQAAFLGPNLWDKTLPYDPDLKVHEYVDLDEFLSENGMAGEALGGAHLGGSAFGAGAGLALGLQPPVTKRERSPSPSDCMSPDTINPPLSPADSTFSMASSGRDFDPRTRAFSDEELKPQPMIKKSRKQFVPDDLKDDKYWARRRKNNMAAKRSRDARRMKENQIALRAGYLEKENMGLRQEVELLKKENHILREKLSKYADV; encoded by the exons ATGGAGTATCCTCTCGCGCCGCCCGTCCAGCCCTTGGGCCCGCCGCCCCCGCCACAGCTGCTGCCCGGACCGCAGCCCCTGCCCTCTTTGCAACACGCGCACCTACAGGATGACGATCGCTGGAGTCAATACCACATCTGGAGGCAGCATGTCTTCGTCAACG GCAAATCGGTCAACGCTAAGGATGTTCTCGAGGACAAGAAAGATGACAGCGAGCTGTGGGAGGCGCAGGCGGCCTTCCTCGGCCCCAACCTCTGGGACAAGACGCTCCCCTACGACCCAGATCTCAAGGTACACGAA TACGTGGACCTAGACGAGTTCCTGTCGGAAAATGGCATGGCCGGCGAGGCGCTCGGTGGTGCGCATCTGGGTGGCTCCGCCTTCGGCGCCGGTGCGGGGCTGGCGTTGGGCCTGCAACCGCCCGTCACCAAGCGCGAACGGTCGCCTTCACCCTCCGACTGCATGAGCCCCGACACCATCAACCCGCCGCTCTCGCCCGCCGACTCCA caTTTTCAATGGCGTCGTCGGGCCGCGACTTCGATCCGCGGACGCGCGCTTTCTCCGATGAGGAGCTGAAGCCGCAGCCGATGATCAAGAAGTCGCGGAAACAG TTCGTGCCCGATGACCTGAAGGACGACAAGTACTGGGCGCGTCGTCGGAAGAACAACATGGCCGCCAAGCGGTCACGAGACGCGCGACGGATGAAGGAGAACCAGATCGCTTTGAGAGCCGGATACCTCGAGAAAGAG AACATGGGCTTGCGGCAAGAAGTGGAGCTACTGAAAAAGGAGAACCACATCCTGCGCGAAAAGCTCTCCAAGTACGCGGATGTGTAG